Proteins encoded by one window of Rouxiella chamberiensis:
- a CDS encoding amino acid ABC transporter ATP-binding protein, which yields MIQSASPVQDLLVTARDVHKSYGDNEVLKGINLDVKPSEVVVILGPSGSGKSTFLRCINHLEDIDRGTIMVGGEQIGYELHGNQLRKLSERGIARQRRDIGMVFQQFNLYPHMTVLQNIVEAPIGVHKQSRHEAESYARQLLEKVGLSDKADAYPRHLSGGQQQRVAIARALAIKPKLMLFDEPTSALDPELVGEVLATMRSLADQGLTMIVVTHEIGFAREAADRVVFMDGGHVIEEGPPEEVLVNPRHPRFQAFLSRFI from the coding sequence ATGATTCAGAGCGCATCCCCTGTGCAGGATTTGCTGGTCACCGCGCGCGATGTCCATAAAAGTTACGGCGACAACGAAGTTTTGAAAGGCATCAATCTGGATGTGAAGCCAAGCGAAGTGGTGGTGATCCTCGGCCCTTCGGGCTCTGGAAAATCGACTTTTCTGCGCTGTATCAATCATCTGGAAGATATCGATCGCGGCACAATCATGGTCGGCGGCGAGCAGATTGGCTATGAACTGCACGGCAATCAGCTGCGTAAACTCTCGGAGCGCGGCATTGCCCGCCAGCGTCGTGACATTGGCATGGTGTTTCAGCAGTTCAACCTCTATCCGCATATGACCGTGTTGCAAAACATCGTCGAAGCGCCGATTGGGGTGCACAAGCAGAGCCGTCACGAGGCGGAAAGCTATGCGCGTCAACTGCTGGAAAAGGTCGGGTTGAGCGACAAGGCCGATGCCTATCCGCGTCATCTTTCCGGCGGTCAGCAGCAGCGTGTGGCGATCGCGCGCGCGCTGGCCATCAAACCCAAGCTGATGCTGTTTGACGAGCCGACCTCCGCGCTTGATCCCGAGCTTGTGGGTGAAGTGCTCGCGACCATGCGCAGTCTGGCCGATCAGGGGCTGACGATGATCGTGGTGACCCACGAAATCGGCTTTGCCCGTGAAGCGGCCGATCGGGTGGTGTTTATGGACGGCGGTCATGTGATTGAAGAGGGGCCGCCGGAGGAAGTGCTGGTTAATCCCCGGCATCCGCGTTTCCAGGCGTTTCTGAGTCGTTTTATCTAG
- a CDS encoding TetR/AcrR family transcriptional regulator codes for MHPANQTKDQRVCARRDQIVAASRLCFRKHGFHGAGMAEIAKMSQLSVGQIYRYFVNKDAIIEEIVRRIVFKKIQIMTGGAHNLKQMASNLAFRVIGAQNVDHSQFDCPELSPEQNEIDHALMLEVTAEATRNPVVEKILRDAESKLFNEAKAMMIPYYPDMPESELTARLELMAVLCEGTAFRRLTHNHADPEILKAVYNEVFNRVFNDYLPPNTAEN; via the coding sequence ATGCATCCCGCTAACCAAACAAAAGACCAACGCGTTTGTGCCCGCCGGGACCAGATCGTCGCCGCTTCACGACTTTGTTTTCGCAAGCACGGATTCCACGGCGCAGGCATGGCAGAAATTGCCAAGATGTCGCAGCTTAGCGTGGGCCAAATCTACCGTTATTTCGTAAACAAAGACGCCATCATTGAAGAGATCGTGCGACGTATCGTGTTCAAGAAGATTCAGATCATGACCGGCGGCGCGCACAACCTCAAACAGATGGCCAGTAATCTGGCGTTTCGCGTTATCGGTGCGCAAAACGTCGATCACAGCCAGTTTGACTGTCCCGAACTCAGCCCCGAACAGAATGAAATCGACCATGCCCTAATGCTGGAAGTGACCGCCGAGGCGACGCGAAATCCGGTAGTCGAGAAAATTCTGCGTGATGCCGAATCAAAACTGTTCAACGAAGCCAAGGCGATGATGATCCCCTATTATCCCGACATGCCCGAATCCGAGCTGACGGCGCGTCTGGAACTTATGGCTGTACTGTGTGAAGGCACGGCTTTTCGCCGTCTGACGCATAACCACGCCGATCCGGAAATACTTAAAGCGGTTTATAACGAAGTGTTTAACCGCGTTTTCAACGATTACCTTCCTCCCAACACAGCGGAAAATTAA
- a CDS encoding ABC transporter substrate-binding protein, producing MMLKQFRRAALLSTALLSLNAFAAESVSIPVLKADPALHAKLPADIQKSGVITSVNNGSFPPYEIVTGTHGIDGASADLTKALGQLLDVKVEHASVSGLSGILTGISSGRYQMGFGPIGDYPERQAKNDFIDYVKEYVAFAVPNGNPKNIQSLTDTCGLRIAVMAAGSAEKVIKQQSEECVKAGKPAITVQSFTDQPTSILAVRSKRSDAFFSSQAPLSYFIEQSNGQLTLAGAGKSNGFNDIFQGAVVPKDSQIGKVLLEALQELFDNGTYALIMKKWNLEGNMLPAPGVNLGKPTK from the coding sequence ATGATGCTTAAACAATTTCGTCGTGCTGCTCTCTTGTCCACTGCATTACTTTCCCTCAATGCCTTTGCGGCCGAAAGTGTTTCTATTCCGGTTCTGAAAGCCGATCCGGCACTGCATGCCAAATTACCCGCCGATATCCAGAAGTCCGGTGTCATTACCTCTGTCAACAACGGCTCTTTTCCTCCGTATGAAATCGTGACCGGCACCCACGGCATTGATGGTGCGAGCGCCGATTTAACCAAGGCGCTGGGTCAACTGCTGGATGTCAAGGTAGAACACGCCTCCGTCAGCGGCTTGTCCGGCATTCTCACCGGCATCTCTTCGGGCCGCTATCAGATGGGCTTCGGGCCTATCGGCGACTACCCTGAACGTCAGGCGAAAAATGACTTCATCGATTACGTCAAAGAGTACGTCGCCTTTGCCGTACCGAACGGTAATCCTAAAAATATTCAGTCACTGACGGACACCTGCGGGCTGCGTATCGCCGTAATGGCCGCCGGCTCCGCCGAAAAAGTTATCAAGCAGCAGTCCGAAGAGTGTGTGAAGGCCGGAAAACCGGCGATCACCGTGCAATCCTTTACCGATCAGCCGACCTCGATTCTGGCCGTGCGCTCCAAACGTTCCGACGCGTTCTTCTCTTCCCAGGCGCCGCTGTCTTACTTTATCGAACAGTCCAACGGTCAGCTGACGCTGGCGGGCGCAGGTAAATCCAACGGTTTCAATGACATCTTCCAGGGAGCCGTCGTGCCGAAAGATTCGCAAATCGGCAAGGTACTGCTGGAGGCGCTGCAGGAGTTGTTTGATAACGGCACCTACGCGCTCATCATGAAAAAATGGAACCTCGAAGGCAACATGCTGCCGGCACCGGGCGTCAATCTGGGAAAACCAACTAAATGA
- the ybeD gene encoding DUF493 family protein YbeD, which yields MKTKLNELLEFPCSFTYKVMGLAQPELVDQVVEVVQRHAPGDYNPQVKPSSKGNYHSVSITITATHIDQVETLYDELGNIEIVRMVL from the coding sequence ATGAAAACCAAACTTAACGAACTACTCGAATTCCCCTGCTCATTCACCTACAAGGTAATGGGTCTGGCGCAGCCCGAGTTGGTTGACCAGGTTGTGGAAGTCGTGCAACGTCACGCGCCTGGCGATTACAACCCGCAGGTGAAACCAAGCAGCAAAGGTAACTACCATTCCGTTTCAATTACCATCACGGCAACGCATATCGATCAGGTCGAAACCCTGTACGATGAGCTGGGTAATATTGAAATCGTGCGTATGGTTCTCTAA
- the mrdB gene encoding peptidoglycan glycosyltransferase MrdB (rod shape-determining protein RodA) yields MTESQKQGSLWHKMHIDITLLLIVMALLVYSAFVIWSASGQDIGMMERKLGQIAGGLVIMLVMAQIPPRVYESWAPYLYIFCVFLLVLVDAFGQVSKGAQRWLDLGVVRFQPSELAKIAVPLMVARFINRDICPPSLKNTAIALVLIFVPTLLVAAQPDLGTSILIAASGIFVLFLSGMSWKLIACAAVLVAAFIPILWFFLMHDYQRDRVMMLLNPESDPLGAGYHIIQSKIAIGSGGFSGKGWLHGTQSQLEFLPERHTDFIFAVLAEELGLGGVLVLLGLYLCLITRGLVIAAKAQTTFGRVMSGGLMLIFFVYVFVNIGMVSGIVPVVGVPLPLVSYGGSALIVLMAGFGIVMSIHTHRKMLSKNL; encoded by the coding sequence ATGACTGAAAGCCAAAAACAAGGGTCGCTGTGGCACAAGATGCACATCGACATCACGCTCCTGCTCATCGTCATGGCGCTGCTGGTTTACAGCGCCTTCGTTATCTGGAGCGCCAGCGGGCAGGACATCGGCATGATGGAGCGCAAACTCGGCCAGATTGCGGGCGGACTGGTGATTATGCTGGTCATGGCGCAAATACCGCCGCGCGTCTATGAAAGCTGGGCGCCCTATCTGTATATTTTCTGCGTGTTTCTGCTGGTGCTGGTGGATGCCTTCGGACAGGTCAGTAAAGGCGCACAGCGCTGGCTCGACCTCGGCGTGGTGCGTTTCCAGCCCTCGGAGCTGGCAAAAATCGCCGTTCCGTTGATGGTCGCGCGCTTTATCAACCGCGATATCTGCCCGCCCTCGCTGAAAAATACCGCCATCGCGCTGGTGCTTATCTTCGTCCCTACCCTGCTTGTGGCTGCGCAGCCCGACCTCGGAACGTCGATTCTCATCGCCGCATCCGGGATTTTCGTGCTGTTCCTCTCCGGTATGAGCTGGAAACTGATCGCATGCGCCGCCGTTCTGGTCGCGGCGTTTATTCCTATTCTGTGGTTCTTCCTGATGCATGATTATCAGCGCGACCGCGTGATGATGCTGCTTAATCCCGAGAGCGATCCGCTCGGCGCGGGTTATCACATCATTCAGTCGAAGATTGCCATCGGCTCCGGCGGATTCTCGGGGAAAGGCTGGCTGCACGGCACACAGTCGCAGCTCGAGTTTCTGCCCGAACGTCACACCGACTTTATCTTCGCGGTGCTGGCCGAAGAACTGGGTCTGGGTGGCGTCCTGGTGCTGCTCGGTCTTTACTTATGCCTGATTACCCGCGGGCTGGTGATTGCCGCCAAAGCGCAAACCACCTTCGGCCGCGTGATGTCGGGAGGGTTGATGTTGATATTCTTTGTTTATGTCTTTGTTAACATTGGCATGGTGAGTGGTATAGTCCCTGTGGTCGGGGTGCCGTTGCCTCTGGTCAGTTATGGTGGTTCGGCGCTAATCGTGCTGATGGCTGGGTTTGGTATCGTCATGTCGATACATACTCATCGAAAAATGTTATCGAAAAATTTATAG
- the lipB gene encoding lipoyl(octanoyl) transferase LipB, whose product MTAVQREKLQDRITLRHLGLQPYEPVSHAMHLFTDTRTADTQDEIWLVEHPKVFTQGQAGKAEHVLFPGDIPVIQSDRGGQVTYHGPGQQVMYVMIDIKRRKIGVRQLVTAIEQTVVETLAAFGIDAYPKADAPGVYVDGKKICSLGLRIRKGCSLHGLALNIDMDLEPFQRINPCGYAGLQMTQASAEKPGVTVEQVLPVLVKAFNKQLGYHQVDYSFGLPTAAVAE is encoded by the coding sequence ATGACCGCCGTGCAACGAGAAAAACTGCAAGACCGCATCACACTGCGCCACCTTGGCCTGCAACCCTACGAACCCGTCTCGCATGCCATGCATCTGTTTACCGACACCCGTACTGCCGATACGCAAGACGAAATCTGGCTGGTCGAACATCCAAAAGTGTTTACCCAGGGTCAGGCCGGTAAAGCCGAACACGTGCTGTTTCCGGGCGATATTCCGGTGATTCAGAGCGATCGCGGCGGACAGGTGACCTATCACGGGCCGGGCCAGCAGGTGATGTATGTGATGATCGACATCAAACGCAGAAAAATCGGCGTACGTCAGCTTGTCACCGCCATTGAACAGACCGTGGTAGAAACACTGGCCGCCTTCGGCATCGACGCCTATCCCAAAGCCGATGCACCGGGCGTGTATGTTGACGGCAAGAAAATCTGCTCGCTGGGACTACGCATTCGCAAAGGCTGTTCGCTACACGGTTTGGCATTGAATATCGATATGGATCTCGAGCCGTTCCAGCGCATCAATCCCTGCGGTTACGCCGGTTTGCAGATGACGCAGGCCAGTGCCGAAAAGCCCGGCGTCACCGTCGAGCAGGTTTTGCCGGTGCTGGTCAAAGCCTTTAATAAACAACTGGGATATCATCAGGTAGATTATTCGTTCGGGCTCCCGACCGCCGCCGTGGCCGAGTAA
- the crcB gene encoding fluoride efflux transporter CrcB, translating to MFATFLAVLIGGGVGSVARWYISLKLNPTTSLVPLGTLAVNLAGAFIIGVVIAMFNRMTQWDPVWKMLLTTGFCGGMTTFSTFSLEVVYMLQEGRFGAALLNIALNLLGSITLTLLGFMLVSWYSGH from the coding sequence ATGTTTGCTACTTTTTTAGCCGTATTGATTGGCGGCGGTGTGGGCAGTGTTGCACGTTGGTATATCAGCCTCAAACTCAATCCGACCACCTCGCTGGTGCCGCTCGGCACCCTGGCCGTCAATCTGGCCGGGGCGTTTATTATCGGCGTGGTGATTGCGATGTTTAACCGCATGACGCAGTGGGACCCGGTATGGAAGATGCTGTTAACCACCGGTTTTTGTGGCGGCATGACCACTTTCTCGACCTTTTCGCTCGAAGTGGTGTATATGCTGCAAGAGGGGCGTTTCGGCGCGGCCTTGCTGAATATTGCGCTGAATCTGCTTGGCTCGATCACCCTGACCCTGCTGGGTTTCATGCTGGTCAGCTGGTACAGCGGCCACTAG
- a CDS encoding deaminated glutathione amidase, producing MKVAMGQFAVSRQWEENVETCLSLMSKSLEAGADLLVLPEGILARDITDPDLVLKAAQPLDGPFVSKLIAASKGNQLTTMMSIHTPAPDGRAWNVLISIRNGEIISEYRKLHLYDAFANKESKNVTPGTEVPPLVEVAGYKVGLMTCYDVRFPELARRLVLDGAEVLVLPAAWVKGPLKEMHWEVLVTARALENTSYIVAVGECGERNIGNSMVVDPLGVAIARAAEAPALVFADIDRERLAYARKALPVLENRCFGVPQLR from the coding sequence ATGAAAGTTGCAATGGGTCAGTTTGCCGTATCCCGTCAGTGGGAAGAGAATGTCGAAACCTGTCTTTCGCTGATGAGCAAATCGCTCGAAGCCGGTGCCGATCTGCTGGTGTTGCCGGAAGGCATTCTGGCGCGTGATATCACCGATCCGGATCTGGTTCTGAAAGCGGCGCAACCGCTTGATGGTCCGTTTGTCAGCAAACTGATAGCTGCCAGCAAGGGCAATCAACTGACCACCATGATGAGCATCCACACGCCAGCGCCCGACGGTCGTGCATGGAACGTGTTGATTTCTATCCGTAATGGCGAAATTATTTCGGAATATCGCAAGCTTCACCTGTACGATGCCTTTGCCAACAAAGAGTCCAAAAACGTGACGCCGGGCACCGAAGTGCCTCCACTCGTTGAGGTCGCCGGTTATAAGGTCGGGTTGATGACCTGCTATGACGTGCGTTTCCCCGAGCTGGCGCGTCGTCTGGTTCTCGATGGGGCCGAAGTGCTGGTGCTGCCGGCCGCCTGGGTGAAAGGTCCACTGAAAGAGATGCACTGGGAAGTGCTGGTCACCGCGCGTGCGCTGGAAAACACCAGCTATATCGTGGCGGTTGGCGAATGTGGCGAGCGCAATATTGGCAACAGCATGGTCGTCGATCCGCTGGGTGTGGCTATTGCCCGCGCCGCAGAAGCGCCGGCGCTGGTGTTTGCCGACATCGATAGAGAACGTCTGGCCTACGCCCGCAAGGCGCTGCCCGTTCTGGAAAATCGCTGCTTCGGCGTGCCGCAGTTGCGTTAA
- the lipA gene encoding lipoyl synthase, producing the protein MSKPIQMERGVKYRDADKMALIPVKTVVSDRQEMLRKPAWMKIKLPADSSRIQGIKAALRKNGLHSVCEEAACPNLSECFNHGTATFMILGAICTRRCPFCDVAHGRPVAPDINEPQKLAQTIADMGLRYVVITSVDRDDLRDGGAQHFADCISAIREKNPTIKIETLVPDFRGRMDRALDILNVTPPDVFNHNLENVPRVYRQVRPGANYEWSLKLLERFKEAHPEVPTKSGLMVGLGETNEEILEVMRDLRRHGVTMLTLGQYLQPSRHHLPVQRYVSPEEFEYMKEEALAMGFTHAACGPFVRSSYHADLQAKGIEVK; encoded by the coding sequence ATGAGTAAACCGATTCAGATGGAACGCGGCGTCAAGTACCGTGATGCTGATAAGATGGCGTTAATTCCGGTGAAAACCGTGGTATCAGACCGACAGGAAATGCTCCGCAAGCCGGCCTGGATGAAAATCAAGCTTCCTGCCGACTCTTCTCGTATTCAAGGCATCAAAGCTGCGCTGCGCAAGAATGGGTTGCACTCCGTTTGCGAAGAAGCGGCCTGCCCCAACCTTTCCGAATGCTTTAACCACGGAACGGCGACCTTCATGATTTTGGGCGCTATCTGTACCCGTCGTTGCCCATTCTGCGACGTGGCCCACGGGCGTCCGGTTGCGCCAGACATCAATGAGCCGCAGAAGCTGGCGCAAACCATCGCCGACATGGGTTTGCGATATGTCGTTATTACGTCCGTTGACCGTGATGACCTGCGCGACGGCGGTGCCCAGCACTTTGCCGACTGTATCAGCGCGATTCGCGAGAAAAACCCGACCATCAAAATCGAGACACTGGTGCCCGATTTCCGGGGTCGTATGGACCGCGCGCTCGACATTCTGAATGTTACGCCACCCGACGTGTTCAACCACAACCTTGAAAACGTGCCGCGCGTGTATCGTCAGGTGCGTCCGGGCGCAAACTATGAATGGTCACTCAAGCTGCTTGAGCGTTTCAAGGAAGCGCATCCTGAAGTGCCGACCAAATCCGGTTTGATGGTCGGTCTGGGCGAAACCAACGAAGAGATCCTCGAGGTAATGCGCGATCTGCGTCGCCACGGCGTGACCATGCTGACACTGGGCCAATATTTGCAGCCAAGCCGTCACCACCTGCCGGTGCAGCGCTACGTGTCTCCGGAAGAGTTCGAATACATGAAAGAAGAAGCGCTGGCGATGGGCTTTACCCACGCGGCCTGCGGTCCTTTCGTTCGCTCGTCCTATCATGCCGATTTGCAGGCCAAGGGTATCGAAGTCAAATAA
- the tatA gene encoding Sec-independent protein translocase subunit TatA: MEGLSITKLLVVGVLIVLLFGTSKLRSLGGDLGAALKGFKKAMNDDPAPVAKADAQTEQRVEP, encoded by the coding sequence ATGGAAGGTTTGAGTATTACTAAACTGTTAGTTGTCGGCGTGCTGATTGTGCTGCTTTTCGGTACCAGCAAACTGCGTTCACTGGGTGGCGATCTCGGTGCTGCGCTGAAAGGCTTCAAAAAGGCCATGAATGACGATCCGGCCCCCGTTGCCAAAGCGGATGCACAGACTGAACAGCGTGTAGAACCATAA
- the dacA gene encoding D-alanyl-D-alanine carboxypeptidase DacA, producing the protein MKLASSTRLAKGIALGTVITLGSASAAFADDINLKTMIPGVPQIDAEAYVLIDYNSGKVLAEMNADARRDPASLTKMMTSYVIGQAIKSGKITPSDVVTVGKDAWATGNPVFKGSSLMFLKPGDRVPVSELNRGIILQSGNDACVAMADYVAGSQDAFVGLMNNYVSALGLKNTHFGTVHGLDAEGQFSSARDMALIGQALIRDVPEEYATYKEKEFTFNNIRQTNRNGLLWDSSLQVDGIKTGHTESAGYNLVASATEGQMRLISAVLGGHTYKGREVESKKLLTWGFRFFETVAPLKAGKEFASEPVWFGDSDRVELGVDKDAYLTIPRGRMKDLKASYVLNNTELHAPLQKNQVVGSINFQLDGKTIDQRPLVVLNEVKEGGFVSRIVDYIKLMFHHWFG; encoded by the coding sequence ATGAAACTCGCCTCTTCTACTCGTTTAGCCAAAGGCATTGCTCTTGGCACTGTCATTACGTTGGGTTCCGCGTCCGCTGCCTTCGCAGACGATATCAATCTCAAGACCATGATTCCTGGCGTTCCGCAGATCGATGCCGAAGCCTATGTTCTGATTGACTACAATTCCGGCAAAGTGCTTGCAGAAATGAACGCCGACGCGCGTCGTGATCCTGCCAGTCTGACCAAAATGATGACCAGTTACGTCATCGGTCAGGCAATCAAGTCCGGCAAGATAACGCCTTCGGATGTCGTGACCGTCGGTAAAGATGCCTGGGCGACCGGCAATCCGGTGTTCAAGGGGTCATCCCTGATGTTCCTGAAGCCTGGCGATCGCGTGCCGGTTTCCGAGCTTAATCGCGGCATCATTTTGCAATCCGGTAACGATGCCTGTGTTGCCATGGCCGATTACGTTGCCGGTAGCCAGGATGCCTTCGTCGGCCTGATGAACAACTACGTGAGCGCGCTGGGTCTGAAAAACACCCATTTCGGTACCGTTCACGGACTCGACGCCGAAGGTCAGTTCAGTTCGGCGCGCGATATGGCGCTGATAGGTCAGGCACTGATCCGCGATGTGCCGGAAGAGTACGCGACCTATAAAGAGAAAGAGTTCACCTTCAACAATATCCGCCAGACCAACCGTAACGGTTTGCTGTGGGATTCCAGCCTGCAGGTTGACGGCATCAAGACGGGTCATACCGAATCTGCCGGTTACAATCTGGTGGCTTCTGCCACCGAAGGCCAGATGCGTCTGATTTCGGCGGTACTGGGCGGCCACACCTATAAAGGGCGTGAAGTTGAAAGTAAAAAGCTGCTGACCTGGGGCTTCCGCTTCTTTGAAACTGTGGCACCGCTGAAAGCGGGCAAAGAATTCGCCTCTGAACCGGTCTGGTTTGGCGACAGCGATCGCGTTGAGCTGGGTGTTGATAAAGACGCCTATCTGACCATCCCACGTGGCCGTATGAAAGACTTGAAAGCCAGCTATGTGCTCAATAACACGGAACTGCATGCCCCATTGCAGAAAAATCAGGTCGTTGGCAGCATCAACTTCCAGCTTGACGGCAAAACCATCGACCAGCGACCGCTCGTAGTATTGAACGAAGTTAAAGAAGGTGGATTCGTCAGCCGCATCGTCGATTATATTAAACTGATGTTCCATCATTGGTTTGGCTAA
- the rsfS gene encoding ribosome silencing factor, translated as MQGKALQEFVIDKVDDLKAQDIIAIDVAGKSSITDCMVICTGTSSRHVVSIAGHLVEEAKAAGLDAHGIKGINEADWVVVDLGEVIVHVMQEESRLLYELEKLWG; from the coding sequence TTGCAAGGTAAAGCGCTCCAAGAATTCGTTATCGACAAAGTCGATGACCTCAAGGCCCAGGACATCATTGCTATCGATGTTGCGGGTAAATCCAGTATCACTGACTGCATGGTAATCTGTACCGGTACGTCAAGCCGCCACGTGGTGTCCATTGCGGGTCACCTGGTGGAAGAAGCCAAAGCGGCAGGCCTCGACGCGCACGGCATCAAGGGCATCAACGAAGCTGACTGGGTCGTTGTCGACCTGGGTGAAGTGATCGTTCACGTCATGCAGGAAGAGAGCCGTCTGCTCTACGAACTCGAGAAGCTTTGGGGTTAA
- the rlmH gene encoding 23S rRNA (pseudouridine(1915)-N(3))-methyltransferase RlmH, with the protein MKLQLVAVGTKMPDWVQTGFMDYLRRFPKDMPFELIEVPAGKRGKNADIKRILEKEGEQMLSVVGKGNRIVTLDIPGTPWETPQLAQQLERWKQDGRDVSLLIGGPEGLAPACKEAAVQSWSLSPLTLPHPLVRVLVAESLYRAWSITTNHPYHRE; encoded by the coding sequence GTGAAGCTGCAACTTGTTGCCGTGGGCACAAAAATGCCCGACTGGGTGCAGACCGGCTTTATGGATTATCTTCGCCGTTTCCCGAAAGACATGCCGTTCGAACTGATTGAAGTGCCCGCGGGAAAACGCGGGAAAAACGCGGATATCAAGCGCATTCTTGAAAAAGAAGGCGAGCAGATGCTGTCGGTGGTTGGAAAAGGCAATCGCATTGTTACGCTGGATATTCCGGGCACGCCCTGGGAAACGCCACAGTTGGCCCAACAGCTTGAACGCTGGAAGCAGGACGGCAGAGATGTCAGCTTGCTGATTGGCGGTCCTGAAGGGCTGGCACCAGCATGTAAAGAGGCTGCGGTTCAGAGCTGGTCGCTCTCTCCGCTGACGCTGCCCCACCCGCTGGTCCGGGTGCTGGTGGCCGAAAGCCTGTATCGTGCATGGAGTATCACCACTAATCATCCGTATCACCGCGAGTAG
- a CDS encoding nitrate ABC transporter substrate-binding protein has protein sequence MAITIRLAVRDWDYFTPLALGDIKPEGFNLEIDRVGTLVGDLGTSDKYDAAEISFSRYAQGRAKGEDDVFAVPHFLMRGFRQRCIITREDSPLTKISELAGKRIGVTGWQDSGNTWTRTVLSVDGVGIDDAYWYAGRLTEAHPIVDRLNGFGREGRIEACPGERPMMELLKEGWLDAIFTPFMPEGFFKPGSGFRQLQPDFRQSELEYFNRVGYVPGMHILAIKADVAAEHPWLAAALSEIIDKSYQVWMDKRVKYADTTPWLLDDIRRTVVDLPVDWNDNGFEKNEKMIADFANELYAQKITSERLTPADLFPAYAK, from the coding sequence GTGGCGATTACTATCAGGCTGGCCGTGCGTGACTGGGATTATTTTACGCCGCTGGCGTTGGGCGATATCAAACCTGAAGGTTTCAATCTCGAGATTGACCGCGTGGGCACACTGGTCGGCGATTTAGGCACCAGCGACAAGTACGACGCCGCCGAAATCTCGTTCAGCCGCTACGCACAGGGCCGCGCCAAGGGTGAAGATGACGTCTTTGCGGTGCCGCACTTTCTGATGCGCGGTTTTCGTCAACGCTGCATCATTACCCGCGAAGACAGCCCGTTGACCAAAATTTCCGAACTGGCGGGCAAGCGCATCGGCGTTACCGGCTGGCAGGATTCCGGCAATACCTGGACCCGCACAGTGCTGAGCGTCGACGGCGTGGGTATCGACGATGCTTACTGGTACGCCGGTCGCCTGACCGAGGCGCATCCGATTGTCGACCGCCTTAACGGGTTTGGCCGCGAAGGGCGCATCGAAGCCTGTCCGGGCGAACGCCCAATGATGGAACTGCTGAAAGAGGGCTGGCTGGACGCGATTTTCACTCCGTTCATGCCGGAAGGTTTCTTCAAGCCGGGCTCCGGTTTCCGCCAGTTGCAGCCTGATTTCCGTCAGTCCGAACTGGAGTATTTCAACCGCGTTGGCTACGTGCCGGGCATGCATATTCTGGCCATCAAGGCCGACGTGGCCGCCGAGCATCCGTGGCTGGCCGCCGCGCTCAGCGAGATTATCGACAAGTCCTATCAGGTATGGATGGACAAGCGCGTCAAGTACGCCGACACCACGCCGTGGCTGCTGGACGATATTCGCCGTACCGTGGTGGATCTGCCGGTTGACTGGAATGACAACGGGTTCGAAAAGAACGAGAAGATGATTGCCGACTTCGCCAATGAGCTGTACGCGCAGAAAATCACGAGCGAGCGCCTGACGCCCGCCGATCTTTTCCCGGCCTACGCCAAATAA